The sequence GACATCGAAGCAAAGACGTTCTTCGGCTTTGAACCTGAACTTCCAAGTCCAAGTTTGATTGGCACCTTTTGCGTTTGAGCTGCTGGAGCTGGCGTCGACGCTGAGGAAGTGATTTCCGATTTCTCTGTTTCAGACTCATGGTCCATCTTAGGTTGATCCGGCTTCTCAGAAGCCGAAGAGAAAGCAGAGTTCTCTTGGGGGGTAAGCTTCGAGGCGAAATTCAGCGTAATCTTCTCTCCTTCTACCCTTTGTAGTTTCTTAGGCGCCTCCGGGGCATCGCCATCTCCAGTGCCTGTGGCGTCTTTATCCCGCTGAGCTCTTCTGATCTGATCCTCGATCAGCTTCTTTTCTCGCTCCTCATCCCCACGATCCTGCCTTTCACGTTTTCGAATGGCATCCTGCCTTCTCAGTGCTTCGGGACTATTATCGATCCACGAGATGAAAATGCccttctctccctcttcaACCCTACATATCCCTTCCCGGCCCAAATATTTCGCAAATTCCGTCAGGCTCGACCACTTCGTGGCGTTCATGTGGATATGCTCCTTGTTGGCGATGTACTCTTGATAGAAATGGTTGATGTGGACCTGTTTCTCGCCATGCGAAGTCCGCAACAACTGGATAAA is a genomic window of Coccidioides posadasii str. Silveira chromosome 3, complete sequence containing:
- a CDS encoding uncharacterized protein (BUSCO:437914at4751~EggNog:ENOG410PG1U~COG:A~BUSCO:12400at33183) yields the protein MPRAEVGSTKFISNKLKSKGLQRLRWYCQVCQRQMRDENGFKCHTQSESHVRQMLLVGEDPKKYIQGYSNDFLRDFIQLLRTSHGEKQVHINHFYQEYIANKEHIHMNATKWSSLTEFAKYLGREGICRVEEGEKGIFISWIDNSPEALRRQDAIRKRERQDRGDEEREKKLIEDQIRRAQRDKDATGTGDGDAPEAPKKLQRVEGEKITLNFASKLTPQENSAFSSASEKPDQPKMDHESETEKSEITSSASTPAPAAQTQKVPIKLGLGSSGSKPKNVFASMSKKTAATKKADIPPRPLSAIERVMKEDMERKRASENSGFKGSTMKRQKIS